Proteins encoded together in one Octopus bimaculoides isolate UCB-OBI-ISO-001 chromosome 24, ASM119413v2, whole genome shotgun sequence window:
- the LOC106875902 gene encoding c-Myc-binding protein: MTTSYKPADSKREEFRKYLEKAGVLDALTKVLVGLYEEPDKPNNALEFLKQHLGVSGPETADVDALKLEVIELQEKVEQLQEENSDLKSKLQQYEPNLTEQSVDN; the protein is encoded by the exons ccAGCAGATTCAAAAAGGGAAGAATTCCGAAAGTATTTAGAAAAGGCTGGGGTTTTGGATGCTCTCACAAAAG TTCTAGTTGGACTTTACGAAGAACCTGATAAGCCAAACAATGCTTTAGA ATTTTTGAAACAGCATCTTGGTGTTTCCGGTCCTGAAACAGCAGATGTAGATGCCTTGAAGTTAGAGGTCATAGAATTACAGGAGAAAGTGGAACAACTTCAAGAGGAGAATTCAGATCTCAAAAGCAAG CTTCAACAATATGAACCCAATTTGACAGAACAGTCTGTTGATAACTAA